The following DNA comes from Erigeron canadensis isolate Cc75 chromosome 3, C_canadensis_v1, whole genome shotgun sequence.
GAAAAGGAAAACTcagaaaatttaattaaaaaaaaaaaacaaagatttttctaaaaaaaattccaacaaTTATATACATGTTGTAGTAGAAAACGTTTGATTCAGAAATTTGTCCCATTTGATTGACAATCTGGTAGATAATCAGAAATATGTTAAACGAATAGTTGACTAATTCGACATGTACATTATCAATTATAAACTCACATTCCTAAGTCAAGTAAAAAATATCTTATACGCTCAACTTTGTTAGCCTGCAAGAATTCAAACatctcgccggaaaaatcaAAATCGACATTTTCTTTGTCATTTCTTCGAATTGAAACTCGAAATTTGTACAAAAACACTCGAAATTAAAATCCGCGTAAACCCTAACCAACGGAAATACGAATTACAATTTTTCAGTGACTGAGCGGTTAGCGGTTGAAATTGTTTTTAGaaatatcttttgtttttgtttttaattaaaatttataggTTTTATTTTTAGAGAAAGAAGTCATTTTGAAGATTTGAGTACGAGAACGAACCAGCTTTGAATATTTGGGTCAAacatgtacaaattttaaaagtttgttggtaatacacaaaaaaaaaagttgaataggcaaccatgtacaaaaggaAAAGTAAATTAGTTATCGAGTGATTAAACCCGTCGTTGTGAATCCATGTCAGCTTCATTAAACGTCCATGTGGTTGTCACGTCACTAAAAAAAGTTGATTACCggtggtcaaccgtgtacaaaaaaaaataaatttgtgggtaaacctcatcaataaaaaagtataatgggcaaccgtgtataAATGAAAAGGTACGTTGGTCTTCTAGTGATTAATCCTAAAAGGAAAAGATATGATTAATCAAAAACTTCTGAATTGACGATGTGGAACATCATGTGGCAGCCTGTATGAACATCGCGTATACCCAAATGTATAAACCAGTAATTTTAAAAAGGTGTATATAGACCTTTGGCTATGGTTTAATACATTTTCATGCCGTGAAACCAAAATAAAATCTACCCACAAATTGGATAATGTTTATATCAATTTCATTCGATATACCTTAAATTTCTAAAACCCATGCCcccaaaaatagaaaattatacTGTATAAAATTAGAGCCGTATAACTTGCGTTTCTATCCAAATACGCGCCTGAACTCGTAACTTAAGTTCTTCCGCGTTGCCTTCAGAAAACAAAAGAGTTACTTTCCATGGAATCACAAGTCCATCTAGATCGTCACAAACTTTTTGGCAAGTGTAACGAATACTCCTTGGAACCCCTTGCCAAGTCATTTTCCGACCATTAGTTCCCCGTATTTCTAAGGAGTAGCTAAATTTCCTGGCCTCAGAGTTGTCACCCATAAACCGCAGGAATACTATGTAGAATGGATCCTTCATGTACGTCTTTGATATAAGCTTCGAAGTGATAACACAATTGTCGTTCGTAGCAATTAACTACCTAAATCATTacataaataatgaaatatacGTTGAAggtgattatatatatgtgattcaTTCAACTTCATGTAGGAAGAAATTGTGACTTACACATCTGATCCCCGTAGTGGCATTTTTGGTTTCGTGTGAGAGTAGAGATTGAACATATTTATGAAAGAATTTAAATCCATTATGCGTGCGAACGTTGTGATCATCTTGGAGATGTGTCACAATTTCTGCAATATTACCTCTGACTAAGCATTCAGGGCGCCAAGCGTAAGGACAATCATAAGGAAGTTGGCTCCACTAATTTCTCCAAAGCCAGACACCTTATGCTACCTATGTCAACACGACATACGGGGCAACAACTTTACAGTCGGATTTTGCATATTGGGCATAATGTATGGCCATTTGGGCACTACAAGAAGCAAATAACAATTGTGGATTATTTTTTAAGTCATTTCAGTTTAGTACCAACTAATCCTCCAGCCAAGTGAAGAGTGAAGTCAAGGCATGCATAAACAAGGTTCCTTTTCATTTTATGAGCAATACATGCACATTAAACGAAACTACGTAAATCTCTTATGAACAAACCTGTGGAATCGGTGGTGACATCAAGGTAGTGCATACAGGACATTCAAGAAGCTCGTATATATTGTTTAAAACCATTTGATGCTTTTGATTACTTGCATCCCTTGAAGCCGCGATATTGTTTCCTTTTGTTTCATCATCTATTACCACTTGATCTTCAATCTTCATGAGTTTAAGCTTTAAGCTGTCACTAAATAAAAACACCGAAAACATTCCCCCCGTTTAGTTAGCGGTTAGTTTAGAAACACTCAAAGATTGAAAAACTAACGTTGTTATTGCGaagacgaaaagtgaaaaaggtGTCAAGTTTAGGggttttttttgctattttttcactttttgaatGAAAAGTGCACAACGTGGCAAGTCAAAGGacgaaaaatataaactttctCTTAATCTTCTATActctttattaaaaagaatactCTGTTTGAAACTTACTCGGGTCAAAATATCAGAACTACCCTTCTTTACGAGTTAAAACTCTCACGCATTCTCTATACACAAATCCCTCCCACCACTGTCGTTCAGCCATCAATTACCAATACCACCGTCGTTGATTCTCATCATGATCACAACCACCATCCATTTGTATTTAATCATATCTTTATACATTTGTGCCTCTTTTTTTTCCTACGAAATCCCCCCACATCCGCTCTAATCACAACCACCATGGCGAAAAATCATCCTCACTTTTGTTTAATTATCCATTCTTCATTCTTTACCCtgattttctctttttattttatttatttattttattaatataattcgTAGACAAACATGTGACCTGAtctgatttgatttgattgaaCTAGGGATTTGTAGCTAAGCCATAAATACTTTCTGATGGCGCTTTATTTGATGGTTTGGCAGCGTTGTAAAGTCGAGGTATGTGTTTTCAATCTCAAATAAAATCGATAATAGATCGGTtcgttttttattatttgtgtatCGAACGATTTTAGGTTTAATCAGTTAAGGAATAGGGGATataattttgttgattttggaaTGGTCTAACATGTGTTAGTATTAGTTGTTGCAGATGGAGTACAAACAAGGTTATATGTCATTTGTTATTTTCAATTAATAGCCTCACCTTTCTTATCATAATGTTATAAAGATAAGAAAATAGCTATTGTCTGGCGAGGTTAAGTTTTCATTAAGTAATATATTGTGTAAAGGAGACTATCCATGGATTATTATAATTGAGTTCCCACCTTTTGCtctattattttgtttgttggcactgaattattgttttattttgggTTGAGGGTTAGCACGGGCTTTGCAACTTTTAATTATGTTATGGATCTTTTAATAGTTTTTCAAACATTTCCTTGGCATGTTTTTATCAGATCTCTATGAGGCGCATGGTTCTTGAGCATCGTATCCATGACATCGACGCCTCGACTATGACTCATTGAGCAACGACGATTGAAGAGGAATGACATAATAGCAAGGTACTCTGTTTTTCACCTATATATAATGATTGAAACTCTTTTGGTTAGTACGTAGTAGAGCTTAAATGGAAGGTAATATAGGTTTAGAGTCAAATACAATAACATGTCActgtattgattttgtttgaCACTTTGACCTGGCCCATGAAACATGTCACTATAAAGTGTACCTGATTATAAGATAATATCGAGAATGGAAAAAGGGAGTATCTGGCTTCATTTTCCAAATTTCAGTATGTGACAATATGATGGTTAAATCATTTTATGAGAAGCATTTGGCTTCATTCCATGATTTTTTGTGAAATCTAGACTGCAACAAATGTGAAAGTAAAATGTGCACTTGTTTTATTGTCCTATAATGagttatgttttactttaatctatatgcCATGTATAGTACGGGTATATCATATTTTCAAGACCTTGCTTAATAATATATAAGGTCACCTCGACTTTGTTTTATTGAGTGAGTGTGTCACTGGGACTTATGAGGCGACATGATGTCGGTGGCACGCTCCATTAAATCTTAAAGTTAACCGGATATCAAAAAACTGGTTATATGGTGATGCATTATTGCATTAGTTCCATTTATGTTGTCTATCTAAACATGGATTTTTAAGGGTAAACTttttttgttgatgaatatGACGAGAATGAACTCCATATTTGTTCTTGAACCAAATTGTTATATCAACTAACcatctttattttatttcttcaGAATTCCTGACAAAGACATCAAAGCTAGCTCTTGAGTCAAGGATGAAAAAAGTATCAAAGTCTAAGCATCAATATCCactatttttttgtatatgcTTCTTGGATGTGTTATCAGTAGGGATATTATGTTTACATCGGAGCACCTAACCTTAGTGATCTTATGTGTTTGACAAATGTGTACTTATATCAAGCACCTGAGGTCCTTCCCTTATGGTACAACTATATATGATGTACATCAAGTTCCAAATTTGGAGAATGATGAGCATAGTTTCTCTAGACAGCATAGTAAGTTCTATTTAGACCGCGGGGATGATTGGACACTAAAGCAACAGCTGAGTAATCTTTGGATGAATCAGAATGTGTTTTCAATATTGGCCTACTAATTTTGGTTGATGTTTATGATACCAGACTAGAATCAGAATTCGTTAGTAGTTTCAGAGATATTGATGCCGGTGTGCATCAGATTATTTTGCGGTGTCAATTGtatccgccgcaacgcgcgggcgcCATGCTAGTAGAGGTAACAAACTCATTAGCATGTCAACATTCACTCATTCGGTATCATAAGCACTCGCATACATATACGCACATTGCACAATCAAAGTCTAACATTGCAACAAAAAGATACTGGAGAAAAGCAAACAAAGTACCTGATATTTCtcaaaaaattctcaaataaTCAAGCAAAAAGATTTACTACCACCTGCAAAATATACGATCCCATccagattttgatgatgatactCAAGTGTTCTGTTCAGCCGATAAACACCTCCATCTTTAATTACTGTAACATTCTTACTACAAACCAAATTCAAATAGCCCTATACATATTCCCCACCCCCTTAGCGGTCTGACTTGTCGCCACATTCATCTCGAAAATAATACAAAGCATAACCTATTCAGATAAACGCTTGCAACGCTCTAACATAAGTCACTGTCACAGCAATCACTTTTTTCTTATCAACAACGTCATAATCAGATCTTTCCCTCACGTCATGAAATTTCTCAACTTTATCAATAACAACATCTTGTTTAACATCTAAAGCCGGACCACcatattgaaaagaaaattcACGACTTtgcaaggttgtaaatatcacTTTTCGGTATCGTCTCGGTCGaccaccgataagcgatatatcggggatatatcggagACATATCGGATTTATCGGGAATATATCATCTCGGTCGaccaccgataagcgatatatcgggAATATATCGGCCGAGATAACTGAGATTTACAACCATGCGACTTTGAATGATTTTTTCAATCTCACCAAGATGGGCTAAACCTAACAAAAAAGCCAgtaagaaaaacaagaaataacGGGGGTTTTTTTCTTCTGAAAATCGACTTACCACGAGTACCACAAAGATCACCCTTTTAGGTTTTGTtactaaaaatatgttttttcagCTCTTATAAATCTAAGAACACCTACACTAAATGAGGATAAAGGGGAAGCAAATCTAGTAATACCATTGGGGTTAACCTTAGTAGTGAGTTAGGTAAATAGGGGCTTCTATTACCTTCATTTCTGTAAGGAGAAGTAACCAAAAGGCATACTCTGACTTGATTTGTTCCTTCCAGGCTGCTCTTCAATTTAGTCATATTCTTTTCATATAACGTCATCAGCTTCTCCCTCTCTTTCTCAAATTGTTTCAACATACAATAACAATCTATCAATTAgtatattaaatctaaaaaccaattaatgtaacaattaaccaaataatctaaaacaattcagaaaattaaaaataaaaaataaacttacaaAAAAGGTGGGTTCTTTGATTAGGTAGTTCTGGTGGGATTAGTGGTGGTGATGTttctggtggtggtgacggcgggGCCGCCGGAcaagagggggggggggtgcGGCGATGTATACAGAGAGAAGGTGTGTGGttctaagatatatatatatatatatatatagagagagagagagagagagagagtttgaGAGAGTGAGAGCAGATTGGTGTGAATGGGGATGGTTATGAAAAGAGTGGGCAGAGAGGCATACTTTGAAAAAGATGGCCACAATCTCCGACTATTTCAGACATGATTTTCTCCTCCCATTCACTTTTACAGTAACTTATTATTTATGCTTACGTGTCTGCCAACCTATTTTTCTCAGCTGATATGGTTTAATTATCAAATTGTGACATATAATgacaaagcaaaaaaaaaaaattaacgcGAGGAACAATAAGTCAAAACCGTACCTTCCAACCATGAAGGCCACCTCTAACTATCCCATAGGTCTCTCTCCATTAGAGGAACTCTATCGAATATGTAGCTAGAGAAAGTAAGAAAGAAATTACAGAAAAGATAAATGATGTGTTCTTCGATATAAAGATATAGCTTTTAAGGTCAAATATAAATGTATCATAACACAAAAACCTTTCAGATAGTATCAATCTCGTTTCTAATGGATATTACAATACTTGAAACTTATTCCCAGCCAGGAATTTCCCTAATTGATAAAAGGAAGCGGGGATAAGATCACCCTGAAAAACATACATTTGGTCTATTTAGTTGATAACGGGTAAAGAAAAAAGGTAAACATGAAACTGAACTGAGTCGCACAAAGGGATGCTCAGATGTATACGACCttcaaatttgtttttcttaaaatcatatgattatttcattaaatttttacaTCGAATTTGATATATTCATTATTTCTCAAAAAAGAGATAGAAACATGTTGACAGGTCGACCCAAGTCACCCAATCCAACAACCCGAAACCATTTTTTACCACCATACAAAGTTACTTGCTTTACCCTCCCCATAAGACCAATTACCAAGTTTAGTATGCCTGGGTGCCTGACCAGCGAGTATCGCCACCTAATTAAAGATCCATACAATGATTCAATAGTGGAATGCAAGACAATATTATCAGTTTTAGCGCACATTGACTATCCAAATTGATAATTTTGAGTCTGatatcaataataatgatacCTTGGAAACAACACGAGTAAATATCATCCATCATCACATTCTCCCTTCACTAGCTCCGGTCTTAACTTAGCTGAGAGCCCTTTTGCCAACATCTCTTCATCATATTTCCTTGCCATATCAACCATACCTTTGTCCACCAATGCATCGATCAAAGCATTATAAGCAAACTCATTCGGACTCAAACCATGATCTTCCATCTTTCCCCAAACTATAAAAACTGGTCGAAGAAAACCCCATCTCCCAAACTTCTTTATAAGCAATACATACGTATCCATACTCGGACTTACACCACTTTCAATCATCCTATCAAGCAATGCAAGAATCTCATTAGGCTTGTCTAGACACCTAAAAATGCAATGATAAGTTATCACATTCGGTGCACACCCTCTCTTCCACATTTTATCCAAAACCTTATACGCCTCCCTGACCCTCCCGTTTTCACACAAAAGCTTAATTATCGTGTTGTAAGTAACAACATTCGGTTCACAACCCAACTCAAGCATCTCACGACCAAGATGAACAGCCACGTCAACACCTTCAGAAACACCAACCGCTCTCATAACTGTATTGTACGCCACCACATCCAGCTTAATccctttcttcttcatttccttATACAACTTAACAGCCTTCCAAGGCTTCCCACTCTTACATTGTATATCCATATATATCGAATACGAATACAAATCTTTTGCAATCCCATCCTCGTCCATTTGTTCCCAAAACTCTCTACACTTCCCCCACCACCCCATTTTCAACCACCCACGAAGAATCATATTATAAACTTTCGTACCAATCTCGAACCCCAAAATCTTCTCCTTTTCACTCCCTAAACACAATGCCTCAGCTTCAATCACATGCTTATACTCACACAAAGCATCAACAAGGTTCAAAAACGACGTTTCGTCATTCATACCAACCTCTCCCAACTTCTCAAACACCCCAATCGCTTCGTGAACAAGGTGGGCCGAAGCATACCGTTTAAACATAACACGAATTGTAGCATGATCTCTCTCaggcattttatcaaacagttggtgtgcaagttcaaattcaaaaaaCTTACCAAGTATATCAATCATGTGATTATATGTATCTATAGTGTGTTTGAACCCGTATTCGGATTCGACCCAGTTGAAGAAGTCAATTGCCCGTTTCCAGTCGTTGTTGTAACATGTCAAAGTTTCAAGAACTGTGGCCTGGTTGACTATTGGTTGGTCAAAGTTTGAGTTTTTTGGGGCTTGATGACCCGGAAATGAAGTGGGATTTGTTGGGGTTTTGGATTGTAAGGTGTGGAAATGATAGAGGGTGAATGATGGTCGGATTTTGGAAATAATGGACGTAGAACGGCGGATCAAAAGCATTGTGTTAGTGATGGAGGATTTTACTTTGAGAAAAGATGTTAATAATACCAATTTTCCGACAGTTTATTTGAATTTAAGCTTTGTGAGAAGAATATTATAATTACCATAGAAATGTGCGCACGATGTGACGGTAGTGTTAGCGGGGAATAGCCCGTGTGGTTATTAATGCAAAGTGATTTATATAAAAGGGAGTGTTATATTTGTATTAAAGgttaaaaaatgtatgttgtaaataatttcattaaaaatattataggtaTCTTATTATcttaaatgaaattaaatgaaAGTGTttgaattaatgaataaaagaaaacGGTATTTTAATGTTATCAactacttaattaaaaaaattaaaataaatactttataatgtatatttataatgtattagAGATAGTAGAGATATGATATTAATATcatataagttatttttttaatttttgtatatttatatgttttagtaAAAAACCATCACCCATTTTATAATGGTATTTGTTAGTTTAATTCgtgtctttaaaaacaatttagtaaattcaattttaaacatttatagaATAAATTACCCATTTGATTATAAGCTTCGTACCACTTATGTTATTTCCAatattaaagatttttaaatattaataatatctaaaatcatgtctttaatcatagacaaatatTCTATTATATGGTCTAGCAAGGACAATAATATGGACAAGTAATGACACAAAAAGATATAGAAAAATATGTAAACACATAACCAGAATACGACAAAGTTCTTTTCACGTAATTGTACTTATTTTGGCATCATTTATTATATGAGCCTGCATTATTTGCAGCGACTATCCTTGTAATACTGTTATTATAAGGAGGGAAATCATCAGCAGATGGTTGTAATAAATAGTAGATGGTGGTTAAGTTTTGGTCAAAAGTCTTTATATTCTCTTTTAggttaaaaaaatcttttataaatatgtgGTTGTGATAAAATGTGCATTAATATAGTGTATACCAAAAAACTTGTTAGCATGGTTTTAAGTGTCTGATTTGAAACCGGTTGATTACATATTTCATGGCAAGATTCCCAATGTGTGTGTCCTTAGTTGGGAACTCAAACGACATGACCTTTACTTTTATATTGGGCATGGAAccggtgtgtgtgtgtgtgtgttttagataAAATTTATTCATCTATATATTGGATTTATCAGTATAGTTATAACACGTTTATTTATCATAGTGTCTTAAGTTTACAATATTACCCCAAAAGAAGCTATTTCAAAACTGGATGAGTCATGTGGAGCCACCTTCTTGATGGGTTATAGCTCCGAGTACTTGGAGTTCAACGATCCTTATTTCACAGACAAAGCTTCATTATATTTTATGTCGGTTGGCTCACCCTTTGTAATTGGCAACTTGTGGCGGGGTGCTTGTTGAAGTATCGGCCAAGTTTGCAATACTTTTAAATTAGGAGTTGTTTTCCAAAGGTGAGCCACTCGTGGATGGCAGTACTTCACGTAACATTGGTTCCCTCATGTGAAAATCCCGAGATGAATGCAAGGGTTACTTACATTTTATTGGGTACCACATATGTGTTGTTCGGTATCCCGACAGGGATAATTACATTTAGTTAATGTATGTTGTTTCTGTAGTACCTATAATCTATACTACCTAATAAAGAGAATCcacctttttattttaggtaattccaGAATTGTCCTTGACTTTTTATATTTAGCcctaaatgaattaatttacaccctaaacatttattctaataattaacactttaaacccttatcttctaaaaattttactatcacaattacatcaacctacaccacttgacaccgccaccatcacGAATAGttccatcaccgacaccactagaccgtcttccccaccactGCCCTCGCATTGCATGGGTACCATGCTTATTACATTTAGTTATTGTAGGTTCTTTTTGTCGTAAAGTTACACTACAATATTTAACTAACAAGCAAGTCATTCGCACAACTACCTTGGTCATCATATTGCACAGTTTGTAATGTTTGAACCGATTTTTCACTTGTATCCCTATCTCATTTCTAACCCTTTAGTCCTTTATGAATTAAATTTGATGTACTTTGTACAAACAACAAAACTCTACAAACAACAGTCCTGCATAAAGTACATTAAATTCAATTCATGAAGGACTA
Coding sequences within:
- the LOC122591061 gene encoding pentatricopeptide repeat-containing protein At1g80550, mitochondrial produces the protein MLLIRRSTSIISKIRPSFTLYHFHTLQSKTPTNPTSFPGHQAPKNSNFDQPIVNQATVLETLTCYNNDWKRAIDFFNWVESEYGFKHTIDTYNHMIDILGKFFEFELAHQLFDKMPERDHATIRVMFKRYASAHLVHEAIGVFEKLGEVGMNDETSFLNLVDALCEYKHVIEAEALCLGSEKEKILGFEIGTKVYNMILRGWLKMGWWGKCREFWEQMDEDGIAKDLYSYSIYMDIQCKSGKPWKAVKLYKEMKKKGIKLDVVAYNTVMRAVGVSEGVDVAVHLGREMLELGCEPNVVTYNTIIKLLCENGRVREAYKVLDKMWKRGCAPNVITYHCIFRCLDKPNEILALLDRMIESGVSPSMDTYVLLIKKFGRWGFLRPVFIVWGKMEDHGLSPNEFAYNALIDALVDKGMVDMARKYDEEMLAKGLSAKLRPELVKGECDDG